In one window of Pseudochaenichthys georgianus chromosome 5, fPseGeo1.2, whole genome shotgun sequence DNA:
- the LOC117446822 gene encoding serine/threonine-protein kinase 35-like — translation MDTVGGDNWRRRTRSARACSKPTRARADESNVLRCLSVGNTEEGHDMEEDIGLKQDSLEGRVMSPRYSLLREVGRGTYGVVFEAVARRSGAKVAVKKLRCDAPENVELALQEFWALASLEKRHENVVQLEECVLQRNGMAQKMSHGNKRSKQYLRLVETSLKGERVLGPPEEPCYLWFVMEFCEGGDLNQFILSRRPNPLTNNSFMLQLTSAVAFLHENNIVHRDLKPDNILISERSGTPVLKVADFGLSKVCAGIGNTNVGEDKNKNINVNKFWLSSACGSDFFMAPEVWEGHYTAKADIFALGIIIWAMLERITFIDAESKRELLGTYVRQGVDIVPVGEALLENPKMVLNIPQKRRSCMSDGVRKLLQEMLAVNPQDRPDAVQLQTRMDQVT, via the exons ATGGATACTGTTGGTGGAGATAACTGGCGGAGACGCACGAGGAGCGCGCGAGCCTGCTCCAAGCCAACCAGAGCGCGAGCTGACGAGTCCAATGTGCTGCGGTGTCTGAGCGTGGGGAACACGGAAGAAGGCcatgacatggaggaggacatCGGCCTCAAGCAGGACAGTCTGGAGGGACGAGTCATGTCGCCCCGCTACAGCCTGCTGCGGGAGGTGGGCAGGGGCACCTACGGCGTGGTGTTTGAAGCGGTGGCCCGGAGGTCCGGGGCCAAAGTGGCCGTGAAGAAGCTGAGATGCGATGCGCCGGAAAACGTGGAGCTCGCCTTGCAGGAGTTCTGGGCCCTGGCAAGCCTGGAGAAACGGCATGAAAACGTGGTGCAGCTGGAAGAGTGTGTGCTGCAGAGGAACGGCATGGCCCAGAAGATGAGTCACGGGAACAAACGGTCCAAACAGTATCTGCGTCTGGTGGAGACTTCTCTGAAAG GTGAGCGAGTGCTCGGTCCTCCAGAGGAGCCGTGCTACCTCTGGTTCGTCATGGAGTTCTGTGAAGGCGGCGACCTCAACCAGTTCATCCTGTCCCGGAGGCCCAACCCGCTAACCAACAACAGCTTTATGCTCCAGCTGACCAGCGCCGTTGCTTTCTTGCATGAAAACAACATTGTCCACAGAGACCTCAAACCTGACAACATCCTCATCTCAGAGAGATCAGGGACTCCAGTTCTCAAGGTGGCCGACTTTGGCCTGAGTAAAGTCTGCGCTGGTATAGGAAACACAAACGTTGGCGAAGACAAGAACAAAAACATTAACGTGAACAAGTTCTGGTTGTCCTCTGCGTGCGGCTCAGACTTCTTCATGGCTCCAGAGGTGTGGGAGGGCCACTACACGGCCAAGGCTGACATATTTGCCCTAGGCATCATCATCTGGGCCATGTTGGAAAGAATTACCTTCATTGATGCCGAGTCTAAGCGGGAGCTGCTGGGTACCTATGTGAGGCAGGGAGTGGACATTGTGCCGGTGGGTGAGGCACTGCTAGAGAATCCAAAGATGGTACTGAACATCCCACAGAAACGCAGGTCGTGCATGTCTGACGGAGTGAGGAAGCTGCTGCAGGAAATGCTCGCCGTCAACCCTCAGGACCGGCCCGATGCGGTCCAGCTGCAGACCCGAATGGACCAGGTCACCTAG
- the LOC117446435 gene encoding 3'-5' exoribonuclease HELZ2-like produces the protein MSAATLAPLTAQYDLKLVCTRCSVEEKEITYRLKPVQHQCARDLLLCRAKCGGKWRPVSKRPTFPNPVRYEVCYFFKEGQGCSFHKNRCTFARSDEEADVWTFEKCHGINHVSLCNLVALSEGGADPPARSESLRDLPALDLKAACDLCSVKENHISYTVQSVSHKCSRNLLLAKDKACDLWRPVSERPICGRNVLYQVCQFFVEGSGCTKHGQTCTYARSDEEATLWNYVKDKHISREEFIRLVVESEPITPESTAGSILQQFPGEFIELCKRCFNDTPQRLATKRWSPSCSADAAHPWDPVLVHHLSENKRKHVYSQVRPLPQSGHFEFCSHVTEGKPCWHQAGRCQAAHSEVEMAVWRVEHGGVSVRPYVLQLSRQQQAEQRLTEQQAEQQAEQQAEQQAEQQAEQRLTEQQQTEQQLTEQQQTEQQLTEQQLTEQQLTEQQLTEQQLTEQQAEQQLTEQQAEQQLTEQQQTEQQQAEQQLTEQQQAEQQLTEQQLTEQQAEQQQAEQQLTEQQQAEQQLTEQQLTEQQLTEQQAEQQQAEQQLTEQQPVFMYCRVCLLLLSSPESFFEHCSSLEHAQLLSEDTTTRWRGRQPPHNHRAEFWLCERPQTCEYGSKCPKAHSEEELKEWLMRAAEEKEIRQSIGAQGLMNYNLELLEEYKNSSNEVHILSEQVNDVSISCDGDVTVECEQINETLRWNFQVETERQLVHVALLKQEPGASYTLGDISSVPCIYSPGEPFLTEDMTYDVTVSFTSINPGLYDQWLVLDFDMRPVLLKKLRVRVGKLSLEDVEQPTVTFGYTFQSAERWHRGNRVIIPCSSRTEEQEKLLKKYKPPQISFQYKSSYSSHTPLSSDNYRERMHQFLYDEEQAEDQIVSRLNVCGGITTSEMLNSTKFGMMMAPPRGELFCAVSIPCKLTPDTPEGLALKRSIQSALIAPLSESSQNSKVYEASILKDKTSENTMYLQLSKKCCSDLTLRSNESYQMEVQFQLNPHSFCTMHKAVDLLPDTNRVLPDLKHCGVPVNNVKHEKLNPKQQSAVDFITGSSNVQKYSAPLLIYGPFGTGKTFTLAFAARELSKLPPNKVLICTHTNSSADLYVRDHFHPFINKKDNGTRPIRIKVNKQGKALFATDDITLKYCLLSEDKQSFLPPTKAALDRHKIVITTTTMARHFHDLNLPEGYFTHILIDEASQMLECEALMALGLAGPHTRVVLAGDHMQMGPKLFSVDDHHRSNHTLLNRLFHYYQGQQCDAAQNSRIIFSENYRSTKEIVEFVSTNFYVGKNDVIKAKGNVPPPADGNALKFHHVRGECLVDTGSMSWCNKEEVVKVAEAVKEVLEQWPLTWGPKDPSSICILSDGCQVWQMRKALSKRGLNEVHVENLANVQGKQFRAVIMSAVQTRDSLNTSHLPGLELFNDARVLNTAMTRAQSQVVVVGDAAALCCFGNCSKVWKSYIDHCISNNSVTPKHFTKDFFMKDVMETTRFQKPEHVDESSTLTDAILQELKDDYELLKKEHHLDEDKWKCKDFNSHRSRSSYNIGDVDASRHGKLVRESYNKGYVVPFDNPTSRIRINGRSNMGQTFTGDEVVLQKAKVTRITKQSESARVLVCLLEDEDHSKPRHNSEETFIRRTMIPIAKSAPKICILISKRKRNCIPIWEKMDGQWMTAAFEHLDEKLKRNNVFVVQIIGWKENCYYPLGKVIDILPIGSSLVGSLRILNEEFKVEPNTCNPDEGLFSQDEDGTHREDLSHMITFTVDPKEAKDLDDAISVREIGEHEYELGVHIADVASFVIPGCELDKEAEQRGTTYYSGSVDPLHMFPKEFSTGTFSLLSDGKQRRVVSLMFKVNKKTNEIIGKHKLQLSGIKSNRQLSYDEAEAIITDRYREAPAFDSVEDCVTVAYGFAKARRKDRLGSDWAYSQPDDKRLPGKRKANMMVEELSVLFNTLASKDLIDSLDCTPLRCQSKPDCEKIDDFKAKCGELIPLSFHVRHKVEGVDEVGEQPSNCENIRILTEVWEDIQSAARADDIDKMVDLIAADDIHPPLQPVVDQFRRCSSKAKVICSSSHSREVFRHYSLNVDSYTQATSPIRRYMDLISQRLLHSIIHDRRAQYTTPEIAALCSQFEDNAKNAKEYEQKAEQISYAVSIKKQSASKLAFVGSPNKDSVPVAFPFNKNIFRESVSVMYKDLQLCDQPIFDEEKDCVTLSWKRRVYAVDNMQIHQELQMTDDGPCVELSVTTWKATVEAIDQENWDHAKSLIMEANTKQLERPIITQSSEMPAPKSKSCDSEEQEEQSEHEVDIHLRLQRGDTLQIQMTTEIRRGYILPAVQLVRIKPRFEICVDHVHSAITCFAKYAEEPSKILYRDTNEYVQIWTPLCKMESASTAVDDSDSIVIENLVVHFREKQKGSLTGSFFLPIAWITEWAIECNLSKCLLCIRKRGLTLPSTPEHSAMADPRVFTWVAHGVTVKAEQTKPPNEGSEVEFYVHDRPMDNIPDCVFQKNTSFTVEIIPKSMPDIRKEEAVDNIPYACDLVKAIALGKHIPKEVKPTWNHQRKPYGLPQFNQSQHIAVEKALNNTFTIIQGPPGTGKTVVGVKIVFGFFELNAKSPRTNVDPRDEKKKQVILYCGPSNKSVDVVAEYLLRFGDILRPLRFYSQQVEMLDYPYPDCALQFSRRSIRQERAKPQLRSITLHHRMREDTNPSSGQIKDFDLRIKLALEKGKELPPKEVKEYKILLVKARKYEFERHDIILCTCTQSSTPNLTKTVSARQILIDECAMATEPQALIPLVCNRPEKIVLIGDHKQLRPIVKNVHVRRMGMAKSLFERYHTMHKKSAVMLDTQYRMHEEICKFPSQEFYEGNLLTGVEQPSSVLRVDNKTMPIVFGDIRGKTVSLVVNTAKGNENSKANEEERIKVIDIAEKLVTKANIEQQNIVILSPYNAQVSEIRDGLKKKKLDGITATTITKSQGSEWSYVIISTVCSLPSEQIAVEQDGGWLSRHLGFVADPNQINVGITRAKEGLCIIGNQELLNCSRTWKKLLDHFKLHNAVTDADKISVLAFT, from the exons ATGTCAGCCGCCACCCTGGCTCCTCTTACAGCACAATATGACCTCAAGCTTGTATGCACTAGATGCTCTGTCGAGGAGAAAGAGATCACCTACAGGTTGAAACCGGTTCAACACCAGTGTGCACGCGACCTCCTGCTCTGCAGAGCCAAATGTGGCGGCAAATGGAGGCCTGTGTCAAAGAGGCCCACGTTTCCCAATCCCGTTCGGTACGAGGTGTGCTACTTCTTCAAGGAGGGGCAAGGCTGCTCGTTCCACAAGAACCGGTGCACCTTTGCCAGAAGTGATGAGGAAGCTGATGTGTGGACGTTTGAGAAGTGTCACGGGATCAACCACGTGTCGCTCTGTAACCTTGTAGCTCTGTCTGAGGGAGGAGCGGATCCGCCTGCTCGCTCCGAGTCTCTGAGGGACCTGCCAGCTCTCGATCTGAAGGCTGCGTGTGATCTGTGTTCTGTCAAAGAGAACCACATATCATACACGGTCCAGTCGGTGAGTCACAAGTGCAGTAGAAATCTTCTTTTAGCCAAAGACAAGGCCTGTGACCTCTGGAGGCCGGTCTCTGAGCGGCCTATATGTGGTCGCAACGTCTTGTACCAAGTGTGTCAGTTCTTTGTGGAGGGCTCTGGGTGCACGAAGCACGGGCAGACGTGCACCTATGCCAGAAGCGATGAGGAGGCCACTCTGTGGAACTATGTGAAGGACAAACACATTAGTAGAGAGGAGTTCATCCGACTTGTAGTTGAGTCTGAACCGATCACCCCGGAGAGCACAGCGGGAAGCATTCTCCAGCAGTTTCCAGGGGAATTCATCGAGCTCTGCAAACGCTGCTTCAATGACACGCCACAACGACTAGCCACCAAGAGATGGAGTCCCTCTTGCTCAGCAGATGCAGCGCACCCCTGGGACCCAGTCCTAGTTCACCACCTGTCGGAGAACAAGAGGAAGCATGTCTACAGCCAGGTGCGCCCTCTCCCCCAGAGCGGTCACTTTGAGTTCTGCAGTCATGTGACGGAGGGCAAGCCCTGCTGGCACCAGGCGGGCCGCTGCCAGGCTGCGCACAGCGAGGTGGAGATGGCCGTGTGGAGGGTGGAGCACGGCGGGGTCTCCGTGCGACCTTATGTCCTGCAGCTGAGCCGGCAGCAGCAGGCGGAGCAGCGGCTGACGGAGCAGCAGGCGGAGCAGCAGGCGGAGCAGCAGGCGGAGCAGCAGGCGGAGCAGCAGGCGGAGCAGCGGCTGACGGAGCAGCAGCAGACGGAGCAGCAGCTGACGGAGCAGCAGCAGACGGAGCAGCAGCTGACGGAGCAGCAGCTGACGGAGCAGCAGCTGACGGAGCAGCAGCTGACGGAGCAGCAGCTGACGGAGCAGCAGGCGGAGCAGCAGCTGACGGAGCAGCAGGCGGAGCAGCAGCTGACGGAGCAGCAGCAGACGGAGCAGCAGCAGGCGGAGCAGCAGCTGACGGAGCAGCAGCAGGCGGAGCAGCAGCTGACGGAGCAGCAGCTGACGGAGCAGCAGGCGGAGCAGCAGCAGGCGGAGCAGCAGCTGACGGAGCAGCAGCAGGCGGAGCAGCAGCTGACGGAGCAGCAGCTGACGGAGCAGCAGCTGACGGAGCAGCAGGCGGAGCAGCAGCAGGCGGAGCAGCAGCTGACGGAGCAGCAGCCGGTCTTCATGTACTGCAGAGTgtgcctgctgctgctctcctccCCAGAGAGCTTCTTCGAGCACTGCTCCTCTCTGGAGCACGCCCAGCTGCTCTCTGAGGACACCACCACCAGGTGGAGGGGCCGGCAGCCCCCACACAACCACCGGGCGGAGTTCTGGCTCTGCGAGAG ACCACAAACATGTGAGTACGGCAGCAAGTGCCCCAAAGCTCACTCTGAGGAGGAGCTGAAGGAGTGGCTGATGCGAGCTGCAGAGGAGAAGGAGATCAGACAGAGCATCGGAGCCCAGGGTCTCATGAACTATAACCTGGAGCTGCTGGAGGAATACAAAAACAGCAGTAATGAAGTACACATA TTATCAGAGCAAGTCAACGATGTCAGCATCTCTTGTGACGGAGATGTAACAGTGGAGTGTGAGCAGATCAATGAAACACTGCGATGGAACTTCCAAGTTGAAACAGAG AGACAGCTCGTGCATGTGGCGCTGCTAAAGCAAGAACCAGGAGCTTCCTATACGCTCGGCGACATCAGCTCAGTGCCCTGCATCTACTCCCCCGGTGAACCCTTCCTCACTGAAGACATGACCTATGACGTCACCGTGTCTTTCACATCCATCAACCCAGGCCTGTACGACCAGTGGTTAGTACTAGATTTTGACATGAGACCAGTGCTCTTGAAGAAGCTCCGGGTTAGAGTAGGCAAGCTGTCATTGGAGGACGTTGAACAACCAACAGTGACGTTTGGATACACCTTTCAAAGTGCTGAGCGCTGGCATCGAGGAAACCGGGTTATCATCCCATGTTCGTCCAGGACAGAAGAACAGGAGAAACTGTTAAAGAAGTACAAGCCTCCTCAGATTAGCTTTCAGTATAAATCCTCCTACAGCAGCCACACACCTCTGAGCAGTGACAACTACAGAGAAAGAATGCACCAGTTCCTGTACGACGAGGAACAGGCAGAGGACCAGATTGTTTCAAG GTTAAATGTTTGTGGAGGAATTACAACATCGGAGATGTTGAACAGTACAAAGTTTGGCATGATGATGGCTCCTCCTCGGGGAGAGCTGTTCTGTGCTGTCTCCATTCCTTGTAAGCTCACTCCAGACACCCCTGAGGGGCTGGCACTGAAACGCAGCATCCAGTCTGCCCTGATAGCCCCTTTATCTGAAAGTAGTCAAAACTCCAAGGTCTATGAAGCCAGCATACTGAAAGACAAAACAAGTGAGAACACCATGTATTTGCAACTGTCTAAGAAGTGCTGCTCTGATCTTACACTCAGAAGCAATGAGTCGTATCAAATGGAGGTGCAGTTCCAGCTCAATCCCCACAGCTTCTGCACCATGCACAAGGCCGTAGACCTCCTCCCTGATACAAACAGAGTGCTGCCAGACCTTAAACACTGTGGAGTTCCTGTGAATAACGTCAAACATGAGAAGCTCAACCCAAAGCAGCAGTCAGCAGTTGACTTTATCACAGGAAGCTCCAATGTCCAGAAATATTCAGCACCACTCCTCATCTACGGACCATTTGGAACTGGGAAGACATTCACCCTTGCTTTCGCAGCCCGAGAGCTGAGTAAGCTGCCTCCCAACAAAGTGCTTATTTGCACCCACACCAACAG TTCTGCAGATCTGTACGTCAGAGATCACTTCCATCCATTCATCAACAAGAAAGATAATGGAACGAGGCCAATTCGAATAAAAGTGAACAAACAAGGCAAAGCTTTGTTTGCCACAGATGACATCACTTTGAAATACTGCTTGCTTTCGGAAGACAAACAGTCTTTTTTACCACCTACCAAAGCTGCTCTTGATCGCCACAAGATAGTTAtaacaaccacaacaatggCAAGACATTTCCATGACCTAAATCTCCCAGAGGGATACTTTACCCACATACTGATTGATGAAGCCTCTCAGATGCTTGAATGTGAAGCCTTGATGGCCCTTGGCCTTGCTGGTCCACACACCAGAGTGGTTTTGGCTGGAGATCACATGCAAATGGGACCCAAGCTTTTCTCAGTTGATGATCATCACCGTTCAAATCACACACTGCTTAATCGCCTCTTCCACTACTATCAAGGCCAACAGTGTGATGCTGCCCAGAACAGTAGAATCATCTTCAGTGAAAACTACCGCTCAACCAAAGAGATTGTGGAGTTTGTGTCCACCAATTTCTACGTCGGTAAGAATGACGTCATCAAAGCTAAAGGAAATGTTCCGCCGCCTGCAGATGGCAATGCCTTAAAGTTTCACCATGTCAGGGGAGAATGTCTCGTGGACACTGGGTCGATGTCTTGGTGTAACAAAGAAGAAGTTGTCAAAGTGGCTGAAGCAGTGAAAGAGGTTCTCGAACAGTGGCCATTGACATGGGGGCCCAAGGACCCAAGCTCAATCTGCATTCTATCAGACGGATGTCAG GTCTGGCAAATGAGGAAAGCACTTTCAAAAAGAGGCCTCAATGAAGTCCATGTTGAGAATCTTGCAAATGTCCAAG GTAAACAGTTCAGGGCAGTCATTATGTCAGCTGTGCAAACACGTGACAGCCTGAACACATCTCACCTACCGGGTCTGGAGCTGTTCAATGATGCGCGTGTGTTGAACACTGCAATGACCAGAGCTCAGTCCCAGGTGGTTGTGGTTGGAGATGCTGCTGCCCTCTGTTGCTTTGGGAACTGCTCAAAGGTGTGGAAGAGCTACATAGATCATTGCATCAGCAACAACAGTGTCACACCAAAGCATTTCACCAAGGATTTCTTCATGAAAGATGTCATGGAAACTACAAGGTTTCAGAAGCCTGAACATGTGGATGAGAGCAGCACTCTCACTGATGCAATTCTTCAAGAGTTGAAAGATGACTATGAACTCctgaaaaaagaacaccatttgGATGAGGACAAGTGGAAATGTAAAGACTTCAACAGCCATAGGTCAAGATCATCATACAATATCGGTGATGTTGATGCATCCAGGCACGGAAAGTTGGTCAGGGAGTCATATAACAAAGGTTATGTTGTACCATTTGACAACCCCACCTCAAGAATACGCATCAACGGAAGAAGTAACATGGGTCAGACCTTCACTGGAGACGAAGTGGTCTTACAAAAAGCGAAGGTGACCAGAATCACCAAGCAATCGGAATCAGCCCGCGTTCTTGTGTGTCTGCTTGAGGATGAGGATCACAGCAAACCAAGACACAATTCTGAAGAAACATTTATCCGAAGAACGATGATACCCATTGCAAAATCTGCCCCTAAAATATGCATACTGATCAGCAAGAGAAAACGTAACTGCATTCCAATATGGGAGAAAATGGATGGTCAGTGGATGACTGCAGCGTTTGAGCATCTTGATGAAAAGCTCAAACGGAACAATGTATTTGTGGTGCAAATAATTGGATGGAAAGAAAATTGTTATTATCCATTAGGGAAAGTCATAGATATTCTGCCTATTGGAAGTTCTTTGGTTGGTAGTCTACGGATCCTGAATGAAGAATTCAAAGTTGAACCCAATACATGTAATCCAGACGAGGGTCTCTTCTCACAAGATGAAGACGGGACACACAGAGAGGACTTAAGCCATATGATCACTTTCACGGTTGACCCCAAAGAAGCAAAAGACTTGGACGACGCCATCAGTGTTAGGGAGATTGGAGAGCATGAGTATGAGTTGGGAGTCCACATTGCAGATGTGGCCAGCTTTGTGATCCCAGGTTGTGAATTGGACAAGGAGGCAGAACAACGTGGTACTACATATTACAGCGGCAGTGTAGACCCTCTGCACATGTTCCCCAAAGAGTTTAGCACTGGAACCTTCAGTCTTCTGTCAGATGGAAAACAACGCAGGGTGGTATCATTAATGTTCAAAGTAAACAAGAAAACAAATGAGATCATTGGAAAGCACAAACTCCAGCTGTCAGGGATCAAGTCTAACAGGCAGTTGTCTTATGACGAGGCAGAGGCCATAATCACTGACCGGTATAGAGAGGCACCGGCATTTGACTCTGTCGAAGACTGTGTCACAGTGGCTTATGGTTTTGCAAAAGCTCGAAGGAAGGACAGACTGGGCTCAGATTGGGCTTATTCTCAACCTGATGATAAGAGATTGCCAGGAAAGCGTAAAGCCAATATGATGGTTGAAGAGCTGAGTGTGTTATTTAATACACTTGCATCAAAGGATTTGATTGACTCCTTGGATTGCACACCCCTTCGCTGTCAGTCAAAACCTGATTGTGAAAAGATAGACGACTTCAAGGCGAAATGCGGAGAACTAATTCCTCTATCCTTTCATGTGCGGCACAAAGTTGAAGGAGTTGACGAAGTTGGCGAACAACCCTCAAACTGTGAAAACATCCGCATCCTGACAGAAGTGTGGGAAGATATCCAGTCAGCTGCCAGAGCAGATGATATTGACAAAATGGTGGACCTTATAGCGGCAGATGACATCCATCCTCCTCTCCAACCAGTCGTTGATCAGTTCAGAAGATGTTCTAGTAAAGCTAAAGTGATATGTTCCAGCTCCCACTCCAGAGAAGTGTTTAGGCATTATTCTCTGAACGTAGATTCGTACACACAAGCAACCTCCCCAATACGGCGTTACATGGACCTCATCTCGCAGAGACTGTTGCACTCCATCATACATGACCGGAGAGCGCAATACACTACTCCCGAGATTGCAGCTTTGTGCAGTCAATTTGAGGACAACGCCAAGAATGCCAAGGAGTATGAACAAAAGGCAGAGCAGATCTCCTATGCAGTGAGCATAAAAAAACAAAGTGCTTCAAAGCTAGCCTTTGTTGGGAGTCCCAACAAAGACAGTGTTCCAGTGGCATTTCCTTTTAACAAGAACATATTTAGAGAAAGTGTATCAGTTATGTACAAGGATTTACAATTGTGTGACCAACCCATTTTTGATGAAGAAAAGGACTGCGTCACTCTTTCATGGAAAAGGCGGGTCTATGCCGTTGACAACATGCAAATCCACCAAGAGTTGCAAATGACAGACGATGGTCCTTGCGTTGAGCTTTCAGTGACAACATGGAAAGCCACTGTTGAAGCAATTGACCAAGAAAACTGGGATCATGCAAAGTCTCTCATAATGGAAGCTAATACTAAGCAGCTGGAAAGACCAATTATTACACAATCTTCTGAAATGCCAGCTCCCAAATCAAAGTCATGTGACTCTGAGGAGCAGGAGGAACAAAGCGAGCATGAGGTCGACATCCATTTGCGTTTGCAGAGAGGGGACACCCTTCAGATCCAAATGACCACTGAGATAAGAAGAGGTTACATCTTGCCTGCTGTTCAGCTGGTGCGCATTAAACCAAGGTTTGAGATCTGTGTGGACCATGTGCACAGCGCTATCACATGCTTCGCCAaatatgcagaggaaccatcaAAGATCTTGTATAGAGACACCAATGAGTATGTACAGATCTGGACACCGCTATGTAAAATGGAATCTGCTTCCACTGCAGTGGATGACAGTGACAGCATAGTCATTGAGAACCTGGTGGTACACTTCCGTGAAAAGCAGAAAGGCAGCCTAACAGGAAGCTTCTTCTTACCTATTGCATGGATCACTGAATGGGCCATTGAATGTAACCTTTCAAAGTGCTTACTGTGCATACGGAAAAGAGGTTTGACGCTACCTTCAACCCCGGAACATTCTGCTATGGCAGACCCAAGAGTGTTCACATGGGTGGCCCACGGTGTCACAGTAAAAGCAGAACAAACAAAACCTCCAAATGAAGGAAGTGAAGTGGAGTTCTATGTCCATGACCGGCCGATGGACAACATTCCTGATTGTGTCTTTCAGAAAAACACTTCTTTCACAGTTGAAATAATCCCAAAGTCTATGCCTGACAT ccgGAAAGAAGAGGCTGTGGACAACATTCCGTATGCATGTGACCTTGTCAAGGCTATAGCGCTTGGAAAACACATTCCAAAAGAGG TAAAACCAACGTGGAACCATCAGAGGAAACCGTATGGACTGCCGCAGTTTAACCAGAGTCAGCATATTGCTGTGGAGAAAGCTCTAAATAATACCTTCACAATTATACAGGGACCACCTG GGACGGGAAAGACAGTCGTTGGTGTGAAGATAGTGTTCGGTTTCTTTGAGCTGAACGCTAAGAGCCCACGGACTAATGTTGACCCAAGGGATGAGAAAAAGAAACAAGTTATTCTCTACTGCGGCCCATCCAACAagtctgttgatgttgttgcAG AGTACCTACTGAGGTTTGGGGACATACTACGGCCCCTCAGGTTCTACAGCCAACAAGTGGAGATGCTTGATTACCCCTACCCAGACTGCGCTCTGCAGTTTTCCCGGAGGTCAATCCGCCAAGAGCGTGCCAAACCACAGCTCAG GAGCATCACTCTGCATCACCGCATGCGGGAGGACACCAACCCTTCTTCGGGTCAAATAAAAGATTTTGATCTACGCATTAAACTTGCCCTGGAAAAAGGAAAAGAGCTGCCTCCTAAAGAAGTGAAAGA ATACAAAATACTTCTGGTAAAGGCTCGGAAATATGAGTTTGAACGGCATGACATCATACTGTGTACATGCACACAGTCTTCCACCCCGAATCTGACTAAGACCGTCAGTGCACGGCAGATCCTCATTGATGAATGTGCAATGGCCACTGAACCCCAGGCCCTGATTCCATTAGTCTGCAACCGGCCAGAGAAG ATTGTTTTGATCGGGGACCATAAACAGTTACGACCCATTGTGAAGAATGTGCATGTGAGGAGAATGGGGATGGCCAAGTCTCTGTTTGAACGTTACCATACGATGCATAAGAAGAGCGCCGTGATGCTGGACACCCAGTACAGAATG CATGAGGAAATATGCAAGTTCCCGTCGCAAGAATTTTACGAGGGGAATCTGTTAACCGGAGTGGAGCAGCCGAGCAGCGTCCTGCGTGTTGACAATAAGACGATGCCGATCGTTTTTGGGGACATCAGAGGAAAGACCGTCAGCCTGGTGGTCAACACAGCTAAGGGCAACGAGAACTCCAAAGCCAACGAGGAAGAGAGAATCAAAGTG ATTGACATTGCTGAAAAGCTGGTGACTAAAGCCAATATCGAACAGCAAAATATCGTGATTCTGTCCCCCTATAACGCGCAAGTGTCAGAAATCCGAGATgggctgaagaagaagaaattggaTGGAATCACCGCAACCACTATCACTAAAAGCCAAG GAAGTGAATGGAGCTACGTCATCATATCTACAGTGTGCTCTCTGCCAAGCGAGCAGATTGCGGTAGAACAGGACGGAGGTTGGCTGTCCAGACATCTGGGCTTTGTGGCCGATCCCAACCAGATAAATGTGGGCATCACCAGGGCCAAGGAGGGACTGTGCATCATTG GGAACCAGGAGCTGCTGAACTGCAGTCGGACTTGGAAAAAGCTCCTGGACCATTTCAAGCTTCACAATGCAGTGACGGACGCAGACAAGATCTCAGTGTTGGCTTTCACATAG